Proteins from one Mesoplodon densirostris isolate mMesDen1 chromosome 1, mMesDen1 primary haplotype, whole genome shotgun sequence genomic window:
- the LOC132496224 gene encoding zinc finger protein OZF-like, translating to MSTNFVSSRIMPYKYDLYGTSLKNTSISISSNRNFSRKKPDVLNIHEKLLVIKEEKSHTQGDSYENNQNEKALDCNNGIIQHLNIQTSEKTFKYNNSGKALEKKTVIIPHRQIHTGEKLCEYIGHEETFCEKSFLLKCHGIYMEMKQHESSQIENNCSRMSHFTQLQKNQRGERLFRCNECGKTFSHKSNLTVHQRTHTGEKPYECTNCGKSFQQKSTHMVHQRVHTGEKPYECNLCGKTFSHKSALTDHQRTHTGEKPYQCSECGKSFYRKSSLTQHGRTHTGGKPYECNECGKTFCQKSAIDIHQKTHSGEKPFQCNECGKSFHMKSTLTKHQRTHTGEKPYECNACGKNFCQKSTLTNHLRTHLGEKPYKCGECGKTFCQKSNLTNHQGIHIGQKPHVAQTGYVFPNTRFLFFVGTQLVKIF from the coding sequence ATGAGCACAAACTTTGTTTCTTCAAGAATAATGCCTTATAAATATGACTTATATGGAACGAGTTTGAAAAATACTTCAATATCAATTAGTAGTAATAGAAACTTTTCAAGAAAGAAGCCTGATGTACTAAATATACATGAGAAATTACTTGTTATTAAGGAGGAAAAATCTCATACTCAAGGGGATTCTtatgaaaataatcaaaatgagAAAGCCCTTGATTGTAATAATGGTATTATTCAGCATCTAAATATCCAAACTTCAGAGAAgacatttaaatataataatagtggGAAAGCCTTGGAGAAAAAGACTGTGATAATCCCACATAGGCAaattcatacaggagagaaactctgtgaatatattgGACATGAGGAAACTTTCTGTGAGAAGTCCTTTCTTTTGAAATGTCATGGAATCTACATGGAAATGAAGCAACATGAAAGCAGTCAAATTGAAAATAATTGCAGCAGAATGTCACACTTCACTCAACTTCAGAAAaatcagagaggagagaggctaTTCagatgtaatgaatgtgggaaaacATTCAGTCACAAGTCAAACCTCACAGTGCATCAGAGAACGCATacaggggagaagccctatgAATGTACTAATTGTGGGAAGTCCTTCCAACAGAAGTCAACGCACATGGTCCATCAGAGagttcacacaggagagaaaccctatgaatgtaatttATGTGGGAAGACCTTCAGTCACAAATCAGCCCTCACAGACCATCAGAGaacacacacaggagagaaaccctaccaatgcagtgaatgtgggaagtcCTTTTACCGAAAGTCATCCCTCACTCAACATGGGAGGACTCACACAGGGggaaaaccctatgaatgtaatgaatgtgggaaaactTTCTGTCAGAAGTCAGCCATTGATATACATCAGAAAACTCACTCAGGAGAGAAACCCTTCCAGTgcaatgaatgtgggaaatcttttCATATGAAGTCAACTCTTACTAAACATCAGAGAACTCACACAGGGgaaaaaccctatgaatgtaatgcATGTGGGAAGAATTTCTGTCAGAAATCTACCCTCACTAATCATTTGAGAACTCACTTGGGGGAGAAACCTTATAAATGTGGAGAATGTGGGAAAACTTTCTGTCAGAAATCAAAccttactaatcatcagggaattcACATAGGGCAGAAGCCCCATGTGGCACAAACTGGCTATGTTTTTCCCAATACtcgtttccttttttttgtggGTACACAACTAGTTAAGATTTTCTAG